The segment TGTGGCAGCTCGCGTTCTCTCCCAAGGGAGAGCACCTCGCCTCGGCGGGTGACAATGGCGAGGCACGGCTGTGGACCGTCGACACGGGCGAGTTCCGCTCCCTGCCCTTGCCCGGCCGCAAGAGCGCCGTGCGCGCCGTGGCCTTCTCCCCAGAGGGTGATCGCCTCGTCATGGGAGGCATGGATCAGCTCGTGTTCTGGGACCTGCGCAGTGGCGAGAGCCATCTCCAGGACACGAAAAAAGGAGACGTGCTGGAGCTGCGCTACTCACCCGGGGGCGACGTGGTGGCCAGCCGCAATCTCAGGGATGGCAACGTGATGCTCTGGGACGGACGGACGAGGGAATCACGCAACCTGCCCCGGGGACACCAGGGCGATGTCCTCGGCATCGCCTTCTCTCCGGACGGGACGCGCCTGGCCTCGGCGAGCCTCGACAAGACCGTGCGGCTGTGGGACCTGGCCACCGGGGAGAGCCGCGCGCTGCGAGGCCACACCGGATCCGTGGGGGCGGTGGCCTTCTTCCCGGACGGCAAGACGCTCGTCTCCACGGGCCAGGACGGTACCCTCCGGCTCTGGCCGGACAACCTGCCCCTGGAGCCTGAGGCCCTGCGTGAGTGGATGAATGGTTTCACGGAGGACAGACCGTCCCCCGAGAACTCCTGGCCCTGAGGCGGAATCTGTCAGACAGGGCGCGTAGAGGGTGAGGCTCACCCAGGAGAGTTCCGCATGCCTCGATCCAGACTGCTCCTCGCCTGTCTCGTCCCCCTGCTGCTCCTCGTCCCGTCCGCCCGAGCGGAGGAGACCCCCACCCCGGACGGAGGCCACCGGCCCTCCGCCGCGTACCGGTGGCTGGACATCGTGCTCGAGGCCACGGCGCGCGAAGTGGAGCGGCGCGGCGCGCGGCCCACGGTCATCTCCCGTGCCCACGCCATCTCGGTGACGGCCATGTACGACGCGTGGGCGGCCTATGACGCGCGCGCGGTGGGCACCCGGCTGGGAGGCAGCCTGCGCCGGCCCCTCGCCGAGCGGACCCTGGCCCGCAAGCAGAAGGCCATCGCCTACGCCACCTACCGCGCCCTCGTGGACCTCTATCCGGAGGATACCGTGTGGCTCGCGCAGCAGATGAGCGGCATGGGGTATGACCCCCACGACACCTCGACCGACCTCTCCACGCCCCAGGGGGTAGGCAACACCGCCGCGGCCGCGCTGCTCGCCTGGCGGCGGCACGATGGCGCCAACCAGTTCGGTGACGAGCCCGGCTCCAGCGGCGCCCCCTACTCCGACTACACCGGCTACGCGCCCGTCAATCCGCCCGACGTCATCATCGACCCCGACCGCTGGCAGCCCATCTCGTTCGATGATGGCCAGGGCGGCACCGTGACGCCCGGCTTCCTCACCCCCCATTGGTACAAGGTGCGGCCCTTCGCGCTCACCACCAGCGCCCAGTTCCGTCCGCCGCCTCCTCCCAAGGTGGGCTCGGCCCAGCTCGCCCAGGACGTGCAGCAGGTCATCGACTACAACGCGAACCTCACCCCGGAGCAGAAGGCGCTCGTCGAGTTCATGCGCGATGGCCCCCGCTCCACGGCCCAGTCCGGCCACTGGCTGCGCTTCGCCCAGGACGTGTCCCGCCGCGACCGGTACGGGCTGGACCGGGACGTGAAGCTCTTCTTCACCGTGGGCAACGCGGCGCTGGATGCCTTCATCGCCGCCTGGGAGGCCAAGCGCTACTACGACTCCTCCCGGCCCTGGACGCTCGTGCGCTACTACCACGCGGGTGACACGCTGCCAGGCTGGGTGGGGCCGGGCCAGGGCGTGGACTGGATTGGCGCCGAGCAGTGGCACCCGTACTCGCCCACCACGTTCATCACGCCGCCCTTCCCGGGCTATGTGTCGGGCCACAGCACGGTGAGCGCCGCGTGCGCCCGGGTGTTGGAGCTGTTCACGGGCAGCGACGCCTTCGGCAAGGTGGAGCAGCTCACCGCGGGGGCCCTCACCGAGCCGGGCTTCGCGTGCAACATCATCCAGCAGCGCGAGGGCGTGCCCTCCCAGGACACGCCCGAGGACTGCCAGGTGACGCTGGCGCTGCCCACCTTCAGCGAGACGGCGGAGCTGGCGGGCATCTCGCGGGTCATGGGCGGCTACCACATCCAGGCCGACAACACCGCGGGGCTGCAGCTCGGACGCCAGGTGGCCGACTTCCTCTGGCCCCGGGCGCGGGCCTACTGGGCGCCCGGAACGAACTGACGGACGCTCAAGACAACTCGAGCGAATGGGAGGGCCGCTGGTTCTCGCGGGGGCCCTCCACCGGCAGCACCAGCGTGAAGGTGGCCCCATGCCCCAACCCGGTGCTCGAGCAGGACAGACGCCCGTGCATCTCGGTGGCCGCCAGCGCGCTGATGTGCAGCCCGAAGCCGTGTCCGTGCTTCTTCGTCGTGAAGCCCTGGGAGAACAGGCGTGCCAGGTGCTCCGGCGCGATGCCCACGCCATTGTCGGAGAACTCGATGACGAGCTGGTCGCCTCCGCCGCCCAGGCGGATGCGGATGCGCAGACGCTTGTCCGAGATCTTGCTCTCCATGAGCGCGTGCCGGGCGTTGCTCAGCAGGTTGACGAGGATCTGCAGCAGGTTGTGGCGGTCCACGAGGATGGGGGGGACGTCGGCGTACTCCCGCACGAGGTGGATGCCCTGGCGCTCGATGGATCCGGCATGCAGGCGCAGGGCTTCCTCGATGAGCTGGGGCACCGGCAACCGCTCCAGCACTCCGCCGGCACGCGCGTACTGCTGCTGCATGACCACGATGGACTTGATGTGCTCGATGCCCTCGCTCAGCGCCCCCACCTCGTGGCGCAGCACCTCGCGCTCCTTCTCCAGTT is part of the Cystobacter fuscus DSM 2262 genome and harbors:
- a CDS encoding vanadium-dependent haloperoxidase, with the protein product MPRSRLLLACLVPLLLLVPSARAEETPTPDGGHRPSAAYRWLDIVLEATAREVERRGARPTVISRAHAISVTAMYDAWAAYDARAVGTRLGGSLRRPLAERTLARKQKAIAYATYRALVDLYPEDTVWLAQQMSGMGYDPHDTSTDLSTPQGVGNTAAAALLAWRRHDGANQFGDEPGSSGAPYSDYTGYAPVNPPDVIIDPDRWQPISFDDGQGGTVTPGFLTPHWYKVRPFALTTSAQFRPPPPPKVGSAQLAQDVQQVIDYNANLTPEQKALVEFMRDGPRSTAQSGHWLRFAQDVSRRDRYGLDRDVKLFFTVGNAALDAFIAAWEAKRYYDSSRPWTLVRYYHAGDTLPGWVGPGQGVDWIGAEQWHPYSPTTFITPPFPGYVSGHSTVSAACARVLELFTGSDAFGKVEQLTAGALTEPGFACNIIQQREGVPSQDTPEDCQVTLALPTFSETAELAGISRVMGGYHIQADNTAGLQLGRQVADFLWPRARAYWAPGTN